A section of the Salvelinus sp. IW2-2015 linkage group LG7, ASM291031v2, whole genome shotgun sequence genome encodes:
- the LOC111966694 gene encoding solute carrier family 52, riboflavin transporter, member 3-A-like, whose translation MSLLVHVLACCFGLGSWVAVNGLWVELPLIVNTLPEGWELPSYLTVIIQLANLGPLLVTVMHKLCPGRLRESAVIYSVLSIGILACVLLAFFWDETTVVATAPRSTVFFILTLFLALVDCTSSVTFLPFMMQLPAHYITTYFIGEGLSGFIPGLVALGQGVGMAKCVNGTQSSGNLTEKDMYIVQTQYLQPNFSTEVFFFFLAAMMCISLLAFSALNRFPRSFELSTENLVSDTDTVASVCFGLDNPGVVTDEQNSNPKPHSEESGQARPQLAKPGHSVYQLAFIYFMVVCVNGATNGLLPSVQTYSCMPYGNLAYHLSAALASCANPVACIVALFFPKRSLVLLGVLCLLGSIFGGYNMAMAAMSPCPVLQGSALGETIIVLSWVFFTGTMSYVRVMVGVILRDESHSALVWCGAAAQTGSLLGSAIMFPLVNVCNLFESGDFCNTRCPL comes from the exons ATGTCTCTGCTGGTCCATGTTCTGGCCTGCTGCTTCGGCCTGGGCTCCTGGGTGGCTGTCAACGGCCTGTGGGTGGAGCTCCCCCTCATTGTCAACACCCTCCCCGAGGGCTGGGAGCTACCATCCTACCTGACAGTCATCATCCAGCTGGCCAACCTGGGGCCTCTGCTGGTCACTGTCATGCACAAGCTGTGTCCGGGCCGTCTGAGGGAGAGCGCTGTCATCTACAGTGTGTTGTCCATCGGCATCCTGGCCTGTGTACTGTTGGCGTTCTTCTGGGATGAGACCACGGTTGTGGCAACGGCACCACGGAGCACAGTCTTCTTTATTCTAACCCTTTTCCTGGCCTTGGTGGATTGTACTTCCTCTGTTACCTTCCTGCCCTTCATGATGCAGCTGCCAGCCCACTACATCACCACCTACTTCATTGGAGAGGGCCTGAGTGGCTTTATCCCTGGTCTAGTTGCTCTTGGCCAGGGCGTCGGCATGGCCAAGTGTGTAAATGGCACTCAGTCCTCTGGTAACCTCACTGAAAAGGACATGTACATTGTCCAGACCCAGTATCTACAGCCCAACTTTTCCACGGaggtgtttttcttcttcttggcgGCGATGATGTGCATCAGCCTGCTGGCGTTCTCTGCCCTCAACAGGTTCCCACGCAGCTTTGAACTGTCCACAGAGAACCTGGTTTCAGACACTGACACAGTGGCGTCGGTCTGCTTCGGTCTCGACAACCCTGGAGTGGTAACCGACGAGCAGAACTCTAACCCAAAACCCCACAGTGAGGAATCAGGTCAGGCTAGGCCACAGCTGGCTAAACCAGGCCACTCTGTTTATCAGTTAGCTTTTATCTATTTCATGGTGGTCTGTGTGAACGGGGCAACCAACGGCCTGTTGCCCTCGGTGCAGACGTACTCCTGCATGCCCTACGGTAACCTGGCTTATCACCTGTCAGCGGCTCTGGCATCCTGTGCCAACCCAGTGGCCTGTATAGTCGCCCTGTTCTTTCCTAAAAG GTCACTAGTGTTGCTGGGTGTACTGTGTCTCCTGGGCTCAATCTTTGGAGGATACAACATGGCCATGGCCGCCATGAGTCCATGTCCAGTACTACAAGGCTCTGCACTGGGAGAAACCATCATA GTTCTGTCGTGGGTCTTCTTCACGGGGACCATGTCCTATGTGAGGGTAATGGTTGGTGTCATCCTGAGGGACGAGAGCCACAGTGCCCTGGTGTGGTGTGGAGCAGCGGCACAGACAGGCTCTCTGCTTGGCTCTGCCATTATGTTCCCTTTGGTCAATGTCTGCAACCTGTTTGAGTCAGGAGACTTCTGCAACACTAGGTGCCCTTTATGA